A segment of the Romboutsia sp. 13368 genome:
ACTATATCTGAATGTATTTGTATATTACTTGTTAAGTTTTCTATATTAAAATTAGCACTTTCGCAAACAAGTTCCATATCATCTCTACATTTAGAATCAACATTGCTAAGTGTTATAGCTAAGTTTACAAAATCTATTTTTTCATCAATCTGTTGTACTTTTATATATTTATCCATCTTTAGTTTTCTCTTTCCATTAGTATATTCTTAAGTTCTGTAACAAAAGTATTTATATCTTTAAACTGTCTATAAACAGATGCAAACCTTACATATGATACTTCATCCACATCTTTTAATTTATACATTACCATTTCGCCAATTTTTCCAGTTTCTATTTCTGATATGTAATTTTTATTTATTTCATTTTCAATAAATGATACTATTTCTTCAATTTGTTCAATTGAAACGGGTCTCTTTTCACATGATTTTAATATACCATGTTTTATCTTATCACCATCAAAATATTCTCTTGTATTATCTTTTTTAATTACCATTATAGGTGTTGTCTCTATTTTCTCATAAGTTGTAAATCTTTTTTTACAAGACTCACACTCTCTTCTTCTCCTTATAGATTTTGAATCCGTATGCCTAGAATCCATTACCTTACATTCTTTATGATTGCAATAAGGACATTGCATTTTTATTCCTCCTTTGTAGCTATATATTAAATTCGTCTAAGTTAAGCTCAGATCCTATATTTACTATTATAGTATCATAACCTATCTTAAGTATATCATTCCAAAATATTGACTCTTGTTCATATCCTCTAGAAAAAAAACCTCTTCCACTATCTCCTGAAATAGAAAATGATATTACTTTGCCTTCATTTATATCCATATCTATATCAGTTATAAATCCCATTCTCTTTCCATTTTTTACGTTTATTATTTCCTTTTCCATTATATCAGATACTCTTATCATATTATATCTCCTCTCAATAAAAAATATATTTATAGAAATAATTATGAACTTGGCCAAAAAAAAATGACCTATATAAGTCATTTTTTAAAATTTATCTTTGTATTTATATTTAGTGATTTTATATTTAGTATTAATTTCTAAAATATAATGTACTTTTTTGTAATTTATTGAAATAAAAAACGTTGGTATATAAATACCAACGATAATAATAAGTTTATTATATATATTTTTTCATATTTTTTAGTGCGTTTTTTTCTATTCTGGATACTTGTGCTTGTGATATACCTATTNNNNNNNNNNNNNNNNNNNNNNNNNNNNNNNNNNNNNNNNNNNNNNNNNNNNNNNNNNNNNNNNNNNNNNNNNNNNNNNNNNNNNNNNNNNNNNNNNNNNNNNNNNNNNNNNNNNNNNNNNNNNNNNNNNNNNNNNNNNNNNNNNNNNNNNNNNNNNNNNNNNNNNNNNNNNNNNNNNNNNNNNNNNNNNNNNNNNNNNNNNNNNNNNNNNNNNNNNNNNNNNNNNNNNNNNNNNNNNNNNNNNNNNNNNNNNNNNNNNNNNNNNNNNNNNNNNNNNNNNNNNNNNNNNNNNNNNNNNNNNNNNNNNNNNNNNNNNNNNNNNNNNNNTTATCAATTCATTTATTTCTTCTAGTTAAATTTTTATTTTATTATAATGTATATTAAATGGCATTCCATCAAAAACTATCTGCTATAATTCTACCCTATTTCTATTAAATACTTTTGCTCTGTATAAAGCATCATCAGCTGTACTTATTAATTGGTGTTTACTAGAAGATCTATTAGGATAAGATGATACTCCTATTGATATTGTTACATTATTATTKGGTTGGTTTTCTTGGCCTTTAAAATATGTATTTTGTATAGATAATCTAATTCTTTCTCCTATTTTCACAGCCTCATCTTCTGTAGTATTTGGGAGTATAACTGCAAACTCTTCTCCACCATATCTAGCCACTACATCACTACTTCTTATACATGCCTTCATTATTTCTCCAATTTCTTTAAGAATTAAATCTCCTGCTTGATGTCCATTAACATCATTAAAAGTTTTAAAATAATCTATATCCATAAACAATAATGAAACTTCTTGCTTTTCTTTATTAGCATAATCAATAGATTTTTGCAAAAACTCTTGAAAATATCTATAATTATATAAACCTGTAAGTTCATCTATATTCGCTAAAGTTTTAAGCTCTTTACCATGGYTTCTYTCTATATCTACATACATCCCTAGTATAAATGCTGTAATAAATAATACACTAAATAAAATTAAATCTTTTTCAAAATACTCCATCAAAGATTYTTTATTTGTTCCTATTGCTAATAAATCAATAATTAATATAATAATAGCAGATATAGTAGCCATTCCTAAACTATAATTTCTACTAAATTGTATAGCTCCTATTAATACAATAAATATGCTTAATATCTTATATCTACTATTGTGTCCACCTGTGGTAGTTACTACTATCAAAAATACATAAAGCATAATTAACATTTCTAAATAGTCTACTATCTTAGGAGATGCATTTACCCTCTTACTTATATNNNNNNNNNNNNNNNNNNNNNNNNNNNNNNNNNNNNNNNNNNNNNNNNNNNNNNNNNNNNNNNNNNNNNNNNNNNNNNNNNNNNNNNNNNNNNNNNNNNNNNNNNNNNNNNNNNNNNNNNNNNNNNNNNNNNNNNNNNNNNNNNNNNNNNNNNNNNNNNNNNNNNNNNNNNNNNNNNNNNNNNNNNNNNNNNNNNNN
Coding sequences within it:
- the nrdR gene encoding transcriptional regulator NrdR, which gives rise to MQCPYCNHKECKVMDSRHTDSKSIRRRRECESCKKRFTTYEKIETTPIMVIKKDNTREYFDGDKIKHGILKSCEKRPVSIEQIEEIVSFIENEINKNYISEIETGKIGEMVMYKLKDVDEVSYVRFASVYRQFKDINTFVTELKNILMEREN
- a CDS encoding YlmC/YmxH family sporulation protein; translation: MIRVSDIMEKEIINVKNGKRMGFITDIDMDINEGKVISFSISGDSGRGFFSRGYEQESIFWNDILKIGYDTIIVNIGSELNLDEFNI
- a CDS encoding GGDEF domain-containing protein, whose translation is ISKRVNASPKIVDYLEMLIMLYVFLIVVTTTGGHNSRYKILSIFIVLIGAIQFSRNYSLGMATISAIIILIIDLLAIGTNKXSLMEYFEKDLILFSVLFITAFILGMYVDIERXHGKELKTLANIDELTGLYNYRYFQEFLQKSIDYANKEKQEVSLLFMDIDYFKTFNDVNGHQAGDLILKEIGEIMKACIRSSDVVARYGGEEFAVILPNTTEDEAVKIGERIRLSIQNTYFKGQENQPNNNVTISIGVSSYPNRSSSKHQLISTADDALYRAKVFNRNRVEL